Proteins from a genomic interval of Papaver somniferum cultivar HN1 chromosome 4, ASM357369v1, whole genome shotgun sequence:
- the LOC113275401 gene encoding reticulon-like protein B9 produces MPKYAMTSSDSDSETDGHRSAPVRLFHRERSLHSVFGGGRAADLLLWRKRNISAAILMGITVIWFLFEVFEYQFLPLLCHLSITLMLITFIWSNGAVLFNRSPPRIPEMILSESTFKKVASAVHTNLNYFINTIYDIACGKDLKFFLLAIVSLWILSVFGAYFSTLNLIYIGFLCVGTIPALYDRYQDEVDYVASKWNKDMRKVYRRFDSRVLRRIPRGPVKHKK; encoded by the exons ATGCCGAAATATGCAATGACATCGTCAGACTCGGATTCTGAGACCGATGGCCACAGGTCTGCGCCCGTGAGACTCTTTCATCGCGAAAGATCTCTTCATTCTGTTTTTGGAGGTGGAAGAG CTGCTGATTTGTTATTATGGAGAAAAAGGAATATCTCAGCGGCAATATTGATGGGGATAACAGTAATATGGTTCCTCTTCGAGGTTTTCGAATACCAGTTTTTACCGCTTTTGTGCCACTTATCAATAACGTTAATGCTCATCACTTTCATATGGTCTAATGGTGCTGTACTTTTCAATCG GAGTCCCCCCAGGATCCCAGAGATGATATTGTCTGAATCTACATTTAAGAAAGTAGCTTCAGCTGTCCACACAAATCTCAACTATTTCATCAATACCATCTATGATATCGCGTGTGGCAAGGACttaaagtttttccttctg GCCATTGTTTCTCTCTGGATTCTATCTGTGTTTGGAGCATATTTCAGCACTTTGAATCTTATATATATTG GGTTTCTGTGTGTTGGAACTATACCTGCTCTTTATGATCGGTATCAAGACGAAGTGGATTATGTTGCCAGCAAATGGAACAAAGACATGAGAAAAGTTTACAGGAGATTTGACTCCAGAGTTCTTAGAAGAATTCCAAGAGGACCAGTGAAGCACAAGAAATAA
- the LOC113275400 gene encoding RAB11-binding protein RELCH — protein sequence MDVEKSSLCNCIVNFLLEENYLLSAFELLHELLDDGRDAQAIRLKEFFSDPSQFPPDQISRFNTLRVADPQSLLEEKETVEERLAISEYDLRLAQEDILRLKEELEKKREPSSGESNGSKAGDSAGEGPEFEQGKRYTSFTDLGPLKDNERKDLNCAVKEYLLLAGYRLTAMTFYEEVTDQNLDIWQKTPACVPDALRHYYYQYLSSTAEAAEEKISILRENDTLLKAKEKLNLEMDSLLKNKDLADGQIMALTKSLEALQKDLKDRELQVQDLKQSLELERQALNDCRAEITSLKMHIEGSRSGRGWVTGDADHTKSQSLESCRAEIKSLEKEIESLKAKSSVAESLAEPVTSEENIEVEEKVVEIDEDKAVISDPADLSYEVSDVRDAEGQTTPIFGDNNVQQKGNLREQLSNSSTDNGVVENNGNVYKQDAGQVPHDNGLLMKSDSLSSEPDPEKMGLETIQILSDALPKIVPYVLINHREELLPLIMCAIERHPDSSTRDSLTHTLFNLIKRPDEQQRRIIMDACVSLAKNVGEMRTESELLPQCWEQINHTYEERRLLVAQSCGELAEFVRPEIRDSLILSIVQQLVEDSATVVREAAAHNLALLLPLFPNMDKYFKVEELMFQLVCDPSGVVVETSLKELIPAIMNWGNKLDHTLRVLLSHIVGSAQRCPPLSGVEGSMESHLRALGERERWNVEVLLRMLTELLPFVHQKVIETCPFPSAMGSPTSSETAGLFTISLFELYAGGHVEWPPFDWIHVDCLPDLIQVACLLSSKEDNLRIRITKFLLAVYEHFGDHYVTQIMSPVFMLATGDSADLKYFPSGIQSRIKGLRPKSAVDEKLATMCVLPLLLAGILGAPSRHEQLAEYLRKLLVQSTARESRSVNRTAEIIDAVRFLCTFEEHHGIIFNILWEMVVSSNINMKINAATLLKVLVPYVDAKVASTHVLPALVTLGSDQNLNVKYASIDAFGAVAQHFKNDMIVDKIRVQMDAFIEDGSHEAIIAVVRALVVAVPHTTDRLRDYLLSKIFHLSTTPLSGGDVMRRRDRANAFCEAIRALDATDVPANSVRDFLLPAIQNLLKDSDSLDPAHKEALEVIMKERSGGTFETISKVMGMGAHLGIASSVTNFFGDSGILGKKENVEQPEPGESPKTVQQIPAEDTRFGRLMRGNFTNMLARKGKGNEET from the exons ATGGATGTGGAAAAATCATCTCTGTGTAATTGTATTGTGAATTTCCTTCTTGAAGAGAATTACTTACTCTCTGCATTTGAGTTACTTCATGAATTACTTGATGATGGTAGAGATGCACAAGCTATTAGACTTAAAGAATTCTTCTCAGATCCATCTCAGTTTCCTCCTGATCAGATCTCTCGTTTCAACACTCTCCGTG TTGCAGACCCTCAAAGCTTGCTAGAGgagaaagaaactgtggaagaaAGGTTGGCCATCAGTGAGTATGACCTTCGTTTAGCTCAAGAAGATATTTTGAGGCTCAAGGAAGAGctagagaagaaaagagaaccATCTTCGGGTGAATCAAATG GTTCCAAAGCAGGTGATAGTGCAGGTGAGGGTCCGGAATTTGAACAGGGAAAGAGGTATACTTCCTTTACTGATCTGGGACCTTTGAAGGACAATGAGCGTAAAGATCTTAACTGTGCTGTAAAGGAATATTTACTTTTAGCAGGATATCGGCTTACTGCAATGACATTTTACGAAGAG GTTACAGACCAAAACCTTGATATTTGGCAGAAGACACCTGCTTGTGTACCTGATGCTTTGCGGCATTATTATTATCAGTATTTATCGTCCACCGCTGAGGCTGCTGAG GAGAAGATCTCAATTCTTCGAGAAAACGACACATTACTAAAAGCAAAGGAAAAGCTGAATCTTGAGATGGATTCCTTGCTGAAAAACAAAGATTTAGCTGACGGTCAAATTATGGCACTAACAAAATCATTGGAAGCTCTTCAGAAAGATCTTAAGGACCGAGAGCTTCAG GTACAAGATTTGAAGCAGTCACTGGAGCTTGAAAGACAGGCACTAAACGACTGCAGAGCTGAGATAACTTCACTGAAAATGCACATAGAAGGATCTCGGTCTGGTAGGGGATGGGTTACAGGGGATGCCGATCATACAAAGTCACAGTCCTTAGAAAGCTGTAGAGCAGAAATAAAGTCATTGGAGAAGGAAATAGAAAGTTTAAAGGCTAAGAGCTCCGTCGCTGAAAGTCTTGCGGAGCCTGTTACTTCTGAGGAGAATATTGAGGTGGAAGAAAAGGTTGTTGAGATAGATGAAGATAAAGCTGTGATATCTGATCCTGCTGATTTATCATATGAAGTCTCGGATGTGCGAGATGCTGAAGGTCAGACAACTCCGATCTTTGGGGACAACAATGTTCAGCAGAAAGGAAATCTACGTGAACAACTCTCAAATTCCTCCACTGATAATGGTGTAGTCGAAAATAATGGAAATGTCTACAAACAGGATGCTGGACAAGTGCCACATGATAATGGTCTGTTAATGAAATCAGATAGCCTTTCTAGTGAACCTGATCCTGAAAAGATG gGTTTGGAAACAATCCAGATCCTTTCAGATGCTTTGCCTAAAATTGTTCCTTACGTACTGATTAATCATCGGGAG GAGCTCCTTCCTCTGATTATGTGTGCAATTGAGCGCCATCCAGATAGTAGTACCCGGGATTCCCTGACACACacattgtttaatttgattaaacGACCAGATGAACAACAAAGGAGAATTATAATGgat GCTTGTGTGAGCTTGGCAAAAAATGTTGGAGAGATGAGAACAGAATCAGAACTGCTTCCTCAGTGTTGGGAACAA ATTAATCACACATATGAGGAGCGTAGGCTGCTTGTAGCTCAATCGTGTGGAGAGCTAGCAGAATTTGTTCGGCCAGAGATTCGTGATTCCCTAATTCTGTCAATTGTGCAACAATTGGTTGAGGATTCTGCAACTGTTGTCCGAGAAGCTGCTGCTCATAATTTGGCATTGCTGCTTCCACTTTTTCCAAATATGGACAAATATTTCAAG GTCGAGGAGTTGATGTTTCAATTGGTGTGTGATCCTTCTGGAGTGGTTGTTGAAacttcattgaaagaattaattcCTGCTATTATGAATTGGGGAAACAAGCTAGACCATACGCTTCGAGTGTTGCTTTCTCATATTGTGGGATCTGCTCAG CGGTGTCCTCCTCTCTCAGGGGTAGAAGGTTCTATGGAATCACATCTCCGCGCTTTAGGTGAAAGAGAACGCTGGAACGTTGAAGTTTTATTGCGGATGTTGACAGAGCTGCTTCCATTCGTGCACCAAAAAGTGATTGAGACTTGCCCATTTCCCTCCGCAATGGGATCTCCTACATCTTCTGAAACAGCGGGATTATTCACAATCTCCTTGTTCGAATTGTATGCAGG GGGACATGTGGAGTGGCCTCCATTTGATTGGATTCACGTTGACTGTTTGCCTGACTTAATTCAAGTTGCCTGCTTGCTGTCCTCAAAGGAAGATAATCTGCGGATTCGAATTACCAAG TTTCTGTTGGCTGTGTATGAACACTTTGGGGATCATTATGTCACACAGATAATGTCTCCTGTTTTCATGTTGGCTACAGGAGATAGTGCAGATCTGAAATATTTTCCCTCGGGTATCCAGTCAAGAATTAAAG GTTTGCGACCCAAAAGTGCCGTGGATGAGAAACTTGCTACAATGTGTGTTCTGCCGCTTCTCTTAGCGGGCATTCTTGGTGCTCCCAGTAGGCACGAGCAATTAGCAGAGTACTTGAGAAAGTTACTAGTCCAAAGCACAGCTAGGGAGAGCCGCTCAGTAAATCGtactgctgagattattgatgcaGTGCGCTTCCTATG CACATTTGAGGAACATCATGGAATCATTTTCAATATTTTGTGGGAAATGGTCGTCAGCTCCAACATAAACATGAAGATAAATGCTGCCACCCTGCTGAAAGTTCTT GTTCCATATGTTGATGCTAAAGTTGCATCAACTCATGTTTTGCCTGCTCTGGTCACTCTTGGCTCCGATCAAAACCTGAATGTGaagtatgcaagtattgatgcATTTGGAGCTGTGGCTCAGCATTTCAAAAATGACATG ATTGTTGATAAGATCCGTGTTCAGATGGATGCCTTTATTGAAGATGGGTCGCATGAAGCTATAATTGCCGTAGTTCGTGCTTTGGTGGTGGCTGTACCACACACAACGGATAGACTGCGAGATT ATCTTCTATCCAAGATTTTTCATTTATCAACAACACCATTATCTGGAGGTGATGTGATGCGCCGCCGTGACAGAGCCAATGCATTTTGTGAAGCAATACGTGCTTTGGATGCCACAG ATGTTCCTGCGAATAGTGTTCGTGATTTTCTCCTACCTGCCATACAAAATCTATTGAAGGACTCAGATTCATTGGACCCAGCTCACAAAGAAGCTCTTGAAGTTATAATGAAGGAAAGGTCAGGTGGAACTTTTGAAACTATTAGTAAAGTTATGGGTATGGGTGCTCATCTAGGAATTGCATCGTcagtcaccaatttctttggAGATAGCGGGATTCTAGGAAAGAAAGAAAACGTAGAACAGCCTGAACCTGGGGAGAGTCCGAAAACTGTCCAGCAAATCCCAGCTGAAGACACGAGATTTGGGCGGCTCATGAGAGGAAACTTCACCAATATGCTCGCTAGGAAAGGTAAAGGCAACGAAGAAACCTAG